The following proteins are co-located in the Syntrophorhabdaceae bacterium genome:
- a CDS encoding DUF6125 family protein has product MSGWSNVDEYQKLSKEQLIDLVKMYGRFALTLDGLWFLGVERMDGIDRAIEVDEGVWGEFGKGEAKILKKFLSIDRVSTLEGICRAYLLTSVFSNLGGRAEVRDGRCYLSVTDCHPQKARVKKGMGEFPCKTVGIRYFDGFFKELNPGIRYKCIVCPPDKHPEKLWCQWEVWIDEETTKLYE; this is encoded by the coding sequence ATGTCAGGATGGTCAAATGTCGATGAGTATCAGAAGTTGTCAAAAGAACAGTTGATCGATTTGGTAAAGATGTATGGGCGATTCGCCCTGACACTGGATGGGCTCTGGTTTCTCGGCGTCGAGCGCATGGATGGGATAGACAGGGCGATTGAAGTGGATGAAGGGGTGTGGGGAGAATTCGGGAAAGGCGAGGCAAAGATCCTCAAAAAATTCTTGTCCATCGACCGCGTGTCTACGCTGGAAGGGATATGCAGGGCCTACCTGCTGACGTCCGTATTCAGCAACCTCGGGGGGCGGGCTGAGGTACGGGACGGGAGGTGCTATCTGTCCGTCACCGATTGCCATCCGCAGAAGGCACGGGTCAAAAAGGGTATGGGAGAATTTCCCTGCAAGACGGTTGGGATAAGGTATTTTGATGGTTTCTTTAAAGAACTGAACCCCGGTATACGGTATAAGTGCATTGTGTGTCCGCCGGATAAACATCCCGAAAAATTATGGTGCCAATGGGAAGTCTGGATAGACGAGGAG